The DNA region TTCATGGCGATCGCCTGGATGTACCGCGAGGACTACATCGAGGTCGGATACAAGATGACCACCACGGTCGACCCCACCGGCTGGCACGCCGGTTTGCAGGCGGTTTTTGGGTCGATCGCTCTTTGGGGGGTCTCCATCCTGCCGGCCGTCTCGCACGAGGCGGTTTACGTGTCGATCGTCAGCGTGCTGGCCCTGGTGATGCTGTGGCCCAGCATCCAGTTCTGCCGCGCCCCCAGCGACCCGGCCGCCAAGCGACTCTTGCGGGCGAGCCTGGTTTATCTTCCACTCTGGCTCGTGGCCTTCTGGATGTGCTGGTAGAGAAGCGGTCAGCTATCAGCCGTCAGCGATCAGCTTTTGACGTGACGTTCCTTGCTGACCGCTGAAAGCTGACCGCTGAAAGCTCCTTATGCTCGCTATCCGTATCGCCGACGTCCGCTACCGCTACGGCGACCGAGAGGCGCTGTGTGGGCTCTCGCTCGACGTGGCGCCGGGGGAAACGGTCACCGTGCTCGGCCCCAACGGCAGCGGCAAGAGCACGCTGTTCCGGCTGATCTCGACCCTGATGCCCATGCAGCAGGGCGAGATCGACGTGTTCGGCTGCAGCGTCCGCACAGACGCCGCCCGGGTGCGCGGCGCCCTGGGGGTGGTGTTCCAGTCGCCGAGCCTCGACAAAAAGCTGACCGTTCGGGAGAACCTCCGCTGCCACGCCGCCATGTACGGCCTCGGCGGGCTGGAGCTCAAACGCCGCATCGGCGAGATGCTCGGCCGGCTGAAGCTAGAAGACCGCGCCGGCGACCGCGTTGAGACCCTCTCCGGCGGGCTGAAACGCCGCGTCGAGCTCGCCAAGGGGATGCTGCACGAGCCGCGGCTATTGGTGCTAGACGAACCCTCTACCGGCCTCGACCCCGCGGCCCGCAGCGACCTGTGGCGCTACCTGGGCGAGGTTAGCGAGCAGGACGGCGTGACCGTGGTCGCCACCAGCCACCTGCTGGAAGAAGCCGAACGGGCCGACCGCATCGCCATCGTCCACCAGGGCCAGGTGGTGGCGTGCGACACGCCGACGGCGCTCAAGAGCTCGCTGGGTGGCGACGCCATCACGCTCCGCTCGGCCGACCCCAAAGCGCTGGCCGCCGCGATCGAAGAAAAATTCAACTGCCCCGCGCAGGTGCTGGACGGCGTGGTGCGGCTCGAACAACCCGACGGCCACCAATGGGCCAGCCGGCTGTTCGAGGGCGTGGGCGACCGATTCGACGAGCTAACCATCGGCAAGCCGACGCTCGAGGACGTGTTCATCGCGCGCACGGGGCACCGGTTTTTTGCGGAGTAGCTGTGGAGAAGATGATAGAGGTTAGAGGATAGGAACGGACGCGCAGGCGATCGCTTGCGCTTCTCTATCATCTAACCTCTATCATCTCAACCGCCGACGCTCCGCGCAACGACACTACTGCGAACCACACCATGACCGAGCTCGCCCTCCGCCGTGCACCTGCGCTCCCCGCCGTCGTCGCACTTGCTTGGCGCGAGCTGGTGCGGTTTTTTCGCCAACGCAACCGCGTGTTCGGCGCCCTGGGGCAGCCGATCATCTTCTGGTTCTTGTTCAGCGAAGGGCTCAAGTCGAGCGACCTAGACTACGCCCACTTCTTCCCGGGCACGCTGGCGATGATCCTGTTGTTCACCGCCATCTTTGCGACGATCTCGATCATCGAAGACCGCAACGAGGGCTTCTTGCAGGGGGTGCTGGTCTCCCCCGCGCCGCGGTGGGCGATGGTGCTGGGCAAGGTGCTGGGGGGCGCCGCGATCGCATGGATCCAGGGGATCGCGTTCATGCTGCTGGGCTGGATCGGCTTCTCGAGCATCGTCCATCCATCGGCCCTGGGCGCCGTGCAGGCGGCTTTGCTCATGGGGCTGATGGCGATTGCGCTCACGGGGCTGGGGTTCGCGATCGCGTGGCGGATGGAGTCGACGCACGCGTTCCACGCCATCATGAGCGTCTTCTTGCTGCCGATGTGGCTGCTCTCGGGCGCCTTCTTCCGCCAGGGCCAGGCCGGCCTGCTGGGCTGGGTGGTGTCCATCAACCCGCTCACCTACGGCGTCGCCGGGCTGCGGCGTTACCTGACGCACGCCGACGGGCTGACCACCTTCGCCAACGATCCGATCCCGGGCGTCCCCCCGCTGTGGCTCTGCTGGCTAGTGACCGCGCTGTTCGCGGCGGCGATGCTCACGCTGAGCTGGCGCGTGGCGGCGACGCGCGTGAAGGGCGACGTGCAGTAGGGGGGAGGTGTTAGGTGTTAGGTGTTAGGCGTTAGGCGTTAGGCGTTAGGTCTTCGTTGGTGGGAAGCTTGCGACTAGCGCCGGTAGCTGCCGACCTACGGTCGGCGCGCTACTGTGTTTGTTCACTACTTAGCCACGCGCCGAACTTAGATCGGCAGCTACCGGGCTCTTCTTGTTTGTTGGGCGCTCACTTGGGCTGCATTGGGTTCTTCTGCTTCGGTGACGTCGAAGCAGACCATCTCTCGCCCGTTCCGCACCAGCAGCTTGCCGTGGGCGATGACCGGGTGGTTCCAGGTTTTCCCCTGGGCCGCGGGGATGCGGGCCAGGACCTCGGGCTTGGTGGGGTCCGCGCGCAGCAGCACCACTTCGCCGGTCAGCTCGGTCGTGACCACCAGCAGCCCGGAATCCGCAACCAGCAGAACCTGGCCTTGGCCAAACTCGACCTCCCGACGGCTCCGCTTGGGCCAGCTCGACTCGCCCGTCTCGGGGTCGATGCAGGTCAGGAAGATGCCGTCGAACCCGTACAGGAACCCCTCGTGCTCGACCAAATCGTTGAAGTAAGGTTTCAGTTCCTTACTCTGCCAAACCGTCTCCGTGGTCCAGAGATCGCCGTTGGCCGCGACGCGCAACGGAGCGCTTTTTGAAGGATCGCTGTCTGGCGGGGCACTATCCGGTGGAGCACTGTCCGACGGCGCTCCGTCAGACGAAGCGCTCCGCTGCGCGTCGCGGCTAACGGTGTGGTTGAGCTTTATTGCGTGCGTGCCGGCGCCGTAGCCGGTGGCGATGATGAGGGTGTCGTCGCCGCGGACTAGGGGTTGCACGATTCTTGGGAAACCGCCGATGGGCCAGTCGTAGAACCACAACGACTTGCCCGTTTGGGGGTCGAGGGATTCGGCCCCGGCGTTCGACGTAATCACCACCTGCGGCACGCCCAGCAGGGTGGCGAGGTGGGGCGAGCCGTAGCCGTGGAAGCCGGCGCCGCCCCGCCAAACCGGTTCGCCGGTCTGCGTGTCGTACGCGATCGCTGCCTCGGGTAGGTTGGACTCTAGGGGGAGCGATTTGGTCCTGGGGTCGCCGGCGTACACGATCGCGAGCTTGCCCCCATCGGCCCGATCGACGATCAGCGGCGAGCTCGCGAAGCCCCACTCCGGGGGGACCTCCATCGGCGTGTCGTCGATCAGCGACCGCTGCCACAGTTGCTTGCCGGTCCGCGCGTCGAGCTTCTGCACCACGCCCGAGCCGCCGGTGGTGTACAGGAACCCCCCGTCGAACGTCGGCGTGCCGCGCGGCCCCGCGCCGGCGGTCGACTCGTCGAAGCGGGCCTCGACGCCGCTCGCCCAGCGCTCGTCGCCACTATTCAGGTCGTAGCAGACCACCATTTCTTGTTCGCCGCGTTGTTCCTGCGTGAAGACGTTGTCGCCGATGACGCAGAACGAGCTCCAACCGGGCCCGACGTCGCGTCTCCACAGCTCCCGCGGCGGGTTCTCGGCCCAATCGTCGCGGACCTCGACGCCGACGAGCCGCCCGTCGCGGTGCGGGCCGCGGAACTCCGGCCAGTCCGTGTCGCTGGCTACCAGGGGCTCGCCGATCGAAGAGTCGCCGGGGGAGTCGGGCTTGGCGATCGAGGCGTCGGGATCCGCCAGGTTAGCGAGGAACTCTTGCTCGGCGGTGGGGGTCCACCGCCACGCGAAGTCGGCGGCCAGGTAACCCGACATGCCGTTGGAGCGGAGGCAGCACCACACCACGATCGGCAGGAGCGACGCGACCAGCGTCGGCCAACGGGCCCGCCGCCACCCTAGTGGCCGCGTCACCACCATCGCGGCGACGGCCGCCAGCAGGATCGAGGGGAGCAGGTAGAACGCGACCGGCATGGCGCGCATGTACGGGTGGAACCCGCCAAGCAGCCCCGCGGCGAGCGCCGCGATCACGATCGCCAGCCCGCGCCAGCGGTCGCCCCACGGCACCCGGCTGAACCCCAGCCACCAGATGAGGAACAACAGCGTCCCCCCCAGGGCGCCGAGGATAACCCCCTCCATCACGCCGGGCGCGGTCATGCCGCTGGAGGAGAAGCGGGCCGGGAGGGTGGTCGACAACCAAACCAGCGCCACGATCAACACGCCGGGCCACACGCGGGGGGGGCGGCCCCATTTGCGGGAGCGCGACTTCTGGGGGGCTGCGGGCATCGTTTGGCGTATCTCATGGTCGGATCGGGCGTCCCGTCGATTGTAGAGCCGCCCCGTCGCAGGGTGCAGGCGCCGGCGTGCGGCTTCTCGCCCTGGTGGCCCGCGCTATAATCGCCCATCGCCCCGCGGGGCGTCCCGTTCGCCCGCCCCACGGGCCACAGTTCGCCCAGACCCGTCAGGAAAGCCAGCCGTATGTCGTTCGCCGCCGATCAGCCGACCACCCTCGCCCAGCTCCGCGACGCCGGATGGGTCTCCAAGACCGTCAAGCAAGAGATCCACGACAACTTCCTCCGCCGGCTCGCCGCCGGAGAGGAGCTGTACCCGGGCATCCTGGGGTTCGACGACACGGTGATCCCGGAGCTGAACATCGCCCTGCTGGCGCAGCACGACATGCTGTTCCTGGGCGAGAAGGGGCAGGCCAAGAGCCGGATGATGCGCGCCCTGATGACCTTCCTCGACCCCTGGGTGCCGTACATCGACGACAAACGGATCCCTCTGCACGACGACCCCTACAAGCCGATCACCCGCCGCGGCAAGCAGATGATCGGCAGCACGCCGGCCGACGAGGTGCCCATCGCGTGGTGGGCTCGCGAGGATCGCTACGCGGAGCGGCTGGCGCCCGGGACCAAGTTTGCCGACATCATCGGCGAGATCGACCCCGCCAAGCTGGTGGGCGGCGTGAGCATGGGCGCCGAGGAGGCGTTGCACTTCGGGCTGATCCCGCGGATGCACCGCGGCATCTTCGCGATGAACGAGCTGCCCGAGCTGGACGAGCTGGTGCAGGTCGGCCTGTTCAACATCCTGGAAGAACGCGACGTGCAGATCCGCGGTTACCCGGTGAAGTTCGACATCGACGTGATGATCCTCTTCTCCGCCAACCCGGCAACCTACAACCGCTCCGGCAAGGTGATCCCGCAGCTCAAGGACCGCATCGGCTCGATCATCCACACGCACTACCCGCTCGAACGCGAGACGGGGGTGCGGATCTTGGAGCAAGAAGCAGGCGAGGGGCGAGGGGCAAGTGAGGGATTAGGGGCGACGGGCGAGGGGCGAGTGACGGACGGGGGTGGAGAGGATGGAGCGACAGGGGCTCACCCCTCGCCCCTCGCCGGTAGTCCCCCGGGCGTCGTCGTGCCCTATTTTATGAAAGAGCTGATCGAGGAGATCAGCCGCGCCGCGCGCAAGAGCAAGTTCATCGACCACGAGTCGGGGGTGAGCGCGCGGTTGTCGATCGCCAACTACCGGACGATGGTCGCCTCGGCCCGGCACCGCGCCGCGGTGCTGGGAGAGACCCCGGCGGTGCCGCGGGTCAGCGACCTGGGGCACCTGTACGCCAGCTCGCTGGGGAAGCTGGAGCTCGACCTGATGGGCTCGCACCAGATGAGCGAGCGGCAGGTGCTGGACTCGGTGATCGCCGAGGCGATCGCCACGGTGTTCGGCGAGTACGTGGACGAGTACGGGCTGCCGGAGATCGCCCAGTCGTTTAGCGAGGGGGTGAAGCTAGAGGTAGGAGACATGCTCCCCTCTTCGCACTACGCAGAGCTGGTCAAACGTGTGCCCCCCGTCTGGGACAAGGCGTTCGAGGTGAACGCCAGCCAAGACCCGGCGGTGCGGGCGAGCTGCGTTGAGTTCGTGCTTGCGGGGCTGTACGCCACCGACCGCATCAGCCGCAGCCAGCAGCACGGCCGGATCGTGTACGAGGTGTGACGGGTGAGCGTATAGTAGAGTGAAGGAAGGGCGGCAAACCTCGAGGAAACTATGCCAGTTATCACGTTTTTTCGCCAGAAACGGTACGACGATTCCATTCGAGCTGGGCTTGGTCTGGGCGAGCGATCGGTTCTTCAAAGTTTCGTGCCATCGGGAAACGAGCCGGACCCCGCCCTGTTGTGGTATGTGGATCTGCGGGTTGAGGGATCTCACCTTCCCACCGAAGTCGAAGCCGCCCGTCGTTGGCTTGTTGAGCATGAGCAGCAGCTAATGCGTGAGCTCGCCGACGCGGCAATGAAACTTCAGATAGGCCTCGATCAGGTTGAGTCGGGCCCTTGCGTGCGACGATTCGATCTTCAAGACGGGGTTTCTGGCACTCTAACCGTGTCCGGCATCCGCGCTCTAGATGAGGGAGAGTTAAGCGCAGCTGTTTCGGAGACCGGCCAAAACTTGAGGGAGATCATCGAATCTCTTGAACCCGTTCTCGTGGCGTGAGCAGAGCGTGGCGGACCGAATCCTCGACACTTCAGTTCTCATCCAGTTCTGGGCAACCAAGCGCCCGTCGCCCGGCTACTGCCCCACCCAAAAGGAAGCGGCCGAGTGGGCTGCCGACCTGATTCAGACGCACGGCACGAGGTCGCTCGTCACTCCCGTTTGCATCGAAATGCTGGCGGGTTGTACAAACTCGGATTCGTTACTCGCTACCCGCGCGTTCTTGGCCGCTTTTGAAGTCGTGGACGATGGCAGCCTGTCTAAAGAGACGGTCGTACTCGCTACAAGCATCGCGGAACGGATTCCCCATGGCGGACGAAGACAGGATGTCAGAAAGCGCGACCTCGGCGACTGCTTGATTCGCGCATTGGCGGATCGGCATAGCCGCGACGTGCTGACGTTGGACAGAGGGATGCCTCGTAGTCGCTCCTGAGCGGCCCTTCCTGTTGGTCGTCGCACTACGCCGGCGGCTCGCCTCGAGCGAGTCTGTGCCTCTAGAATCTCTCACATTGCCCCTCAGCCCCCTCGGAGCCACCTCGCATGGACACCCTCACCGCTATCCAGGAACGTCGCAGCATCAAGAAGTACGACACGTCGTTCACGATGCCCGAGGCGGACGTCGAGAAGCTGATGGACCTGGCGCTGCTTTCGCCGACCAGCTTCAACATCCAGAACTGGCGGTTTGTGCTGGTCCGCGACCCCGCGCAGAAGAAGAAGCTGCGCGCCGCGGCCTGGGACCAGGCGCAGGTAGAAGAGGCCCAGCTCACCATGGTGCTGTGCGGCGACGTGAAGGCGTGGGCCAAAGAGCCCGAGCGCTACTGGAAGAACGTGCCCGAAGGGACCCGCGACGTGCTGGTGCCGATGATCGAGCAGTTCTACTCAACCTCGGGCGAGCAGGTGCAGCACGACGAGGTGATGCGTAGCTGCGGCATTGCAGCGCAGACGCTGATGCTGGCCGCCAAGTCGATGGGCTACGACTCGAACCCGATGATCGGGTTCAACACCGAGCAGGTGGCCGAAGTAATCGGGCTGCCGCCGGGGCACGTGATCGCGATGATGCTGGTGATCGGCAAAGCGGCCAAGCCGGCCCACCCCCGGGGCGGGCAGCTCGCCAAGAGCGAGGTGGTGTTCACCGACCGGTTCCCGGGATGACGCGAGGGCTCGCCCCGCTAGTCGAGTTCGCCGCCGGCGCGGGTGCTGAGGGCCCGCCAGGGGTTGGTCCCGATGTCGTCCGTCACGAACCGCACCGAGCCGTCGGCCATCCCGACGTTCACCCCGCCGGCGTGCACGCTGCGGGCGGCGCGCCAGCCGTACGGCGTGTAGCGCGTGGCGACAGAGCCGCCGATGGCGGCGCCGACGCAGTCGAACTCGGTTGAGTTCGGGGTGCGCCAGTGGTTGTACAGCGCACAGCGGAACTCGCCGCTGGCCCAGGAAAAACCCAACGGCTCGGAAAGGTTCCACTGGGTGGTGAAGTCGCACATCCCCTGATTGAGCGTGTTGAGCACGAGCACAAACTTGTACTCCCGCTGGGGGTTGTGCGAGTCGTCGCTACGCTCGCCAAGCAGGCTCTCAGAGAACAAGGCCGTCTTGCTGAGGCCGTCGGTGATCTCTGACGGCTTGAAGTCGGAGTTTACGCCGAACAGGCCATCGACCTTGCGCGGCGTCCCGCCGCCGGCGCCGGTGCCGGTCGAGGCGACGTAGTTCGTGGGGCCAAACGCGGGGGAGACGCGTTCTTGCCGGTCGCTGGGGCAGAGGTACTGCGGGATGACGGTGCGGACGATCGCCTCGTTCTCTTCGGTCACCCCGCCGCCGAGGTCGCGGTAGAGGGGCAGATCGAGGTTCAGCGCGTCGTACTCGGCGCCGTTCTCCAGGTAGGGCGCCAGGTGCGCAAGGGCGCTCCAGCGGAAGAACGTCCACTCCTGGACGCCGAACCCCGGAGGGGGGGGCTTTGCGTCGGAGCCCGACGGCAGCCGCCCGGTCGCGGAGATGTGGTTGTTGGCCGCTAGGCCCAGTTGCCGCAGCCGGTTGCTGCAGTCTGCCCGGCGGGCCGACTCGCGCGTCGACTGCACCGCGGGTAGCAGCAGCGACGCCAGCACCCCGACGATGCCGATCACCACCAACAGCTCGACCAGCGTGAACGCACCGGGGGGGCGGCGGGTCGGCGGGTGGCGGAGCGGGGTGGGCATCTAGCAGATTCTAGCAGCCCCGCCTGGTTCGGTAACCGACGCCCGCCAGGAGCGCGGCCAGCGCCAGCACCTCAGAGGCGGGCTCGGGGACGCTTGCGGCGCTTGCATCCAGGGGCGCCGGCAGGTTGTCTCGCCACACGGTGTAGTCGGCGGCGTCGATGACGCCGTCGAAGTTGCCGTCGGCGTTGCTGCCGGGGGTCACCTGCCGGCCCAGCCCGGCGGTCCACATGGCGTAGTCGCCCGCGTCGACGAGGCCGTCGCGGTTGAAGTCGCCCGGCGTGCCGGTGAGGCCGTCGACCAGCGCGATCGACGAGGGGGCGAACAGGCTGTCCGCGAGCCGCTCGATCAGCGTGCCGTCGGGGGCGTAGCGGAGCAGCGAGCCGTAGTTCTTTGCGGCGCCCTGCACGACGCTCGAGATGCCGAGGTTGACGACCAGCACGTTCCCCTCTGCGTCGCGCCGCATGTCGGAGGGGAAGTTGGAAGAAAACGAGGCGCCGATCGGCGGGTTCATGGGATCGACGTCGCTTGGGTACTCAATCTCGGCGAAGGGCCCCTGGGGGCTCCCGTCGGCGCCGAAGCGGAAGATGTAGTTCGAGAGCAGATCGGTCACCAGGAAGCTGTCGTCTGCGTTCACCAGCAGCGAGTTCGGGCCGTAGAGGTTGGTCGCGGCGCCGGGCGTGAGCACGGAGGGAGGATCGCCGCCGCCGGTATAGATCGTGTTGAGCCCGCTGCCCAGCGTGTTGCTGGTGGAAAGCAGCGCGTCGGTGCTGCTGAACCCGATGCCCCCCACGCCGGCCAGGCCGTCAACCACACGATCGACCAGGGCGCCGGTCTGCAGGTTGTAGCGGAGGATGGAGGTCCCGAACCCGTCTGCGACATACAGCAACCCATCGGGGCCAACGCGCAGCGCGGAGGGTTCGGGCCCGCGCGGCGGGTCCTCGCTCAGCCGTGGGTCGTCGGGCTCCTGCGGCAGCGTGGCGAACACGCCGCTGCCGATCGGCGCGCCGCTCGCCAGGTCGAACTGAAGGACCTGCCCGGTGTTCAGGCTGCTGACGTAGCCGACGCCGTTGTGCGTCTCGAGCCCCGAGAGCTGACCCACGGACGGGTTCACCCCCTGCGGGTTGAACGACCAGCCGGGCACCTGGGCGCCGGTCAGCTCGTCGTATCGCACCACCTGGCCCCCGGCGAAGCCGAACGCCTGCAGCGTGAGGATGTCGCCGAACGAAGCGTGGGGAGCAATCGCACATAGTGCGGCGGTAATCAGCAGCTTCTTCACGGGGGGGGCGCCTTGGTGAATCTTGGGAGGGGCACGGGGCAGCCCTCTACGATACGCAGCCGATGTTCAAGAGAAAAGCCTCAAAAATCGCCGCCAAGTGCGGTTCGCCCCCTCTAGGGCAGCGGTCTGCGCGTCACATCTTGATCGCGTCGTTCAGGATCCCCAGGTAGAACGACGCCAGGCGGAAGATCATCACCACGATCAGCGTGGCGACTGCGCCCCACACCAAGAAGCCGCTGACCACCGTCAGCGTGTGGATGGCGCCCTCGGCTTCTTCTTGGTACTGCCGGCTGAGCCGGGCCATCGACTCGACGATCTGCCCGCTCTCCTCCGCCACGGCCAGGGAGTCGAGGAACGGGGCCGGGAAGACCCCGGCGTGGGCGAACGCGTGGTTCAGCGGCCGGCCCGCCTCGACGTCGGCGACCATCTGCGGGGCGTGCGACTTGT from Pirellulimonas nuda includes:
- a CDS encoding dockerin type I domain-containing protein, with product MKKLLITAALCAIAPHASFGDILTLQAFGFAGGQVVRYDELTGAQVPGWSFNPQGVNPSVGQLSGLETHNGVGYVSSLNTGQVLQFDLASGAPIGSGVFATLPQEPDDPRLSEDPPRGPEPSALRVGPDGLLYVADGFGTSILRYNLQTGALVDRVVDGLAGVGGIGFSSTDALLSTSNTLGSGLNTIYTGGGDPPSVLTPGAATNLYGPNSLLVNADDSFLVTDLLSNYIFRFGADGSPQGPFAEIEYPSDVDPMNPPIGASFSSNFPSDMRRDAEGNVLVVNLGISSVVQGAAKNYGSLLRYAPDGTLIERLADSLFAPSSIALVDGLTGTPGDFNRDGLVDAGDYAMWTAGLGRQVTPGSNADGNFDGVIDAADYTVWRDNLPAPLDASAASVPEPASEVLALAALLAGVGYRTRRGC
- a CDS encoding magnesium chelatase, which produces MSFAADQPTTLAQLRDAGWVSKTVKQEIHDNFLRRLAAGEELYPGILGFDDTVIPELNIALLAQHDMLFLGEKGQAKSRMMRALMTFLDPWVPYIDDKRIPLHDDPYKPITRRGKQMIGSTPADEVPIAWWAREDRYAERLAPGTKFADIIGEIDPAKLVGGVSMGAEEALHFGLIPRMHRGIFAMNELPELDELVQVGLFNILEERDVQIRGYPVKFDIDVMILFSANPATYNRSGKVIPQLKDRIGSIIHTHYPLERETGVRILEQEAGEGRGASEGLGATGEGRVTDGGGEDGATGAHPSPLAGSPPGVVVPYFMKELIEEISRAARKSKFIDHESGVSARLSIANYRTMVASARHRAAVLGETPAVPRVSDLGHLYASSLGKLELDLMGSHQMSERQVLDSVIAEAIATVFGEYVDEYGLPEIAQSFSEGVKLEVGDMLPSSHYAELVKRVPPVWDKAFEVNASQDPAVRASCVEFVLAGLYATDRISRSQQHGRIVYEV
- a CDS encoding ABC transporter ATP-binding protein codes for the protein MLAIRIADVRYRYGDREALCGLSLDVAPGETVTVLGPNGSGKSTLFRLISTLMPMQQGEIDVFGCSVRTDAARVRGALGVVFQSPSLDKKLTVRENLRCHAAMYGLGGLELKRRIGEMLGRLKLEDRAGDRVETLSGGLKRRVELAKGMLHEPRLLVLDEPSTGLDPAARSDLWRYLGEVSEQDGVTVVATSHLLEEAERADRIAIVHQGQVVACDTPTALKSSLGGDAITLRSADPKALAAAIEEKFNCPAQVLDGVVRLEQPDGHQWASRLFEGVGDRFDELTIGKPTLEDVFIARTGHRFFAE
- a CDS encoding ABC transporter permease, producing MTELALRRAPALPAVVALAWRELVRFFRQRNRVFGALGQPIIFWFLFSEGLKSSDLDYAHFFPGTLAMILLFTAIFATISIIEDRNEGFLQGVLVSPAPRWAMVLGKVLGGAAIAWIQGIAFMLLGWIGFSSIVHPSALGAVQAALLMGLMAIALTGLGFAIAWRMESTHAFHAIMSVFLLPMWLLSGAFFRQGQAGLLGWVVSINPLTYGVAGLRRYLTHADGLTTFANDPIPGVPPLWLCWLVTALFAAAMLTLSWRVAATRVKGDVQ
- a CDS encoding PIN domain-containing protein, with translation MNPFSWREQSVADRILDTSVLIQFWATKRPSPGYCPTQKEAAEWAADLIQTHGTRSLVTPVCIEMLAGCTNSDSLLATRAFLAAFEVVDDGSLSKETVVLATSIAERIPHGGRRQDVRKRDLGDCLIRALADRHSRDVLTLDRGMPRSRS
- a CDS encoding nitroreductase family protein — encoded protein: MDTLTAIQERRSIKKYDTSFTMPEADVEKLMDLALLSPTSFNIQNWRFVLVRDPAQKKKLRAAAWDQAQVEEAQLTMVLCGDVKAWAKEPERYWKNVPEGTRDVLVPMIEQFYSTSGEQVQHDEVMRSCGIAAQTLMLAAKSMGYDSNPMIGFNTEQVAEVIGLPPGHVIAMMLVIGKAAKPAHPRGGQLAKSEVVFTDRFPG
- a CDS encoding outer membrane protein assembly factor BamB family protein, giving the protein MPAAPQKSRSRKWGRPPRVWPGVLIVALVWLSTTLPARFSSSGMTAPGVMEGVILGALGGTLLFLIWWLGFSRVPWGDRWRGLAIVIAALAAGLLGGFHPYMRAMPVAFYLLPSILLAAVAAMVVTRPLGWRRARWPTLVASLLPIVVWCCLRSNGMSGYLAADFAWRWTPTAEQEFLANLADPDASIAKPDSPGDSSIGEPLVASDTDWPEFRGPHRDGRLVGVEVRDDWAENPPRELWRRDVGPGWSSFCVIGDNVFTQEQRGEQEMVVCYDLNSGDERWASGVEARFDESTAGAGPRGTPTFDGGFLYTTGGSGVVQKLDARTGKQLWQRSLIDDTPMEVPPEWGFASSPLIVDRADGGKLAIVYAGDPRTKSLPLESNLPEAAIAYDTQTGEPVWRGGAGFHGYGSPHLATLLGVPQVVITSNAGAESLDPQTGKSLWFYDWPIGGFPRIVQPLVRGDDTLIIATGYGAGTHAIKLNHTVSRDAQRSASSDGAPSDSAPPDSAPPDSDPSKSAPLRVAANGDLWTTETVWQSKELKPYFNDLVEHEGFLYGFDGIFLTCIDPETGESSWPKRSRREVEFGQGQVLLVADSGLLVVTTELTGEVVLLRADPTKPEVLARIPAAQGKTWNHPVIAHGKLLVRNGREMVCFDVTEAEEPNAAQVSAQQTRRAR
- a CDS encoding DUF1559 domain-containing protein; its protein translation is MPTPLRHPPTRRPPGAFTLVELLVVIGIVGVLASLLLPAVQSTRESARRADCSNRLRQLGLAANNHISATGRLPSGSDAKPPPPGFGVQEWTFFRWSALAHLAPYLENGAEYDALNLDLPLYRDLGGGVTEENEAIVRTVIPQYLCPSDRQERVSPAFGPTNYVASTGTGAGGGTPRKVDGLFGVNSDFKPSEITDGLSKTALFSESLLGERSDDSHNPQREYKFVLVLNTLNQGMCDFTTQWNLSEPLGFSWASGEFRCALYNHWRTPNSTEFDCVGAAIGGSVATRYTPYGWRAARSVHAGGVNVGMADGSVRFVTDDIGTNPWRALSTRAGGELD